A segment of the Zingiber officinale cultivar Zhangliang chromosome 8B, Zo_v1.1, whole genome shotgun sequence genome:
CATATTTGTCACAGCTTCGTTATGAATTTACCTTTGTTTCTCTTCCATGTTCCCCTTTTATAAAAAACTAGCTTGTCTGgttcataattattttatttggttcATTGCTTACTGGGAaattagcttttgtataaacatttattttgaaataagaattatattgatcaaatgtctacatttatatgctaagtgtagttgttcatttaatttatattaaagataacatggtgtgtggtgtcacacagaagatcatgttattagttccttataaattataaatagttgctcacaaccaaaatggaatgagacaaactattggaatgattgtagtgtaatttgatattagtttatcttgactataaaattacactagtacgctctgagtgtattgaacaggaacatttgaggtagtttctttttatactgactgttaaaAAGAACGATACCtccgttattatggaagtatgtactcttaatcatgatataataataagcacatatacttaatatttatttctttaatttatcaaagggtgaaatttagttcgttaaatcaataggcccgataagttgagaaatgatattatttatatggtgtgttgttgattatagaatgaaactgtgtcctagtaatataaGTTGAtggtgtccccttgaggagctcataaggattgtcatgtaaactctgcaggtggatttagtccgacatgacaataaggttgagtggtattactcttggagctaagatattaattaagtgagttgtcagtaactcatttaattagtgaacatttgatatcttaaacacatggagactaacacactcatgataagaatgagctcatattgtaatatgggattggtgcggtagtgcaataataactctttagtggtatgagttattattgatgaacttgagttgggtcttcggggcgaacacgggaagctcaagctcatcgggagatcaaaaccaattcctcctctcggtccctgttgtagcctctcatttataaagtcttatatccacttaaagtcaAGCTTCTTACTCATCTTAtggtggccagccaagccaaggttggagcccaagctagggccgaccaaaccaaggattGGAGCCAAGTttatggtcggccaagcttggagcccaagctaggtggccgatcacattaaaataaaagggtgttttaattttaaaatctttttttttgtgGAAGccgtggttttaaaagagagtttttaaattttaaaatctttccttttatagttttctgcaaaggattaagagaaaagtttaatatctttccttatttgtagttaaaagaaatattttaatttttgataaaactttccttttttttgtaaccatccacatgttttaaaagagaaattttaatttataaaattttccttttataaccaacaagggatttaaaagagaaatttttaattaaaatttcttatcggaaacaaataaagaagttttgattttgtgtttaaaactttccttatttgaagcaCAAGTATATGGCCGACCATGACAgacattaaaggaagttttaattttttgttttaaaactttcctttttagtaattggcaaggaatataaagaaattttaattatgtttaaaactttccttttttgtcaagaccaaggattataaaaaagatgAAGGGGTgtctcatgagataacacatcttctattcctctcttccaatccttggtggtcggccctattccttttctcttctccttttgttttcttccttggtggtcgatgGCATCTagttggtgatctcttggtggcgggttgcttgaaggagaagaagaagagaaggaagctctcttgtctagcatcccttggaggttagttggtggtcggatcttggaagcaaaggaagaagctttggtggatttcatcttggaagatcgtcgctcacacgacgtccaagagaatgagaggaatacaatagatgatcaagaggtctataagttacaaaagatataactagttattagtttccgcatcataactagttcatcttttgtatagatcttgaaaaaccaaacacaagaggttatcggttttaagttatcgttttgttatcgattttattgttcgatttcatgtttcgatattgtgtttctattgaggtctctataattaaacctaatttactataagaagttaaatatctgatttctttgaaagactttgtctaggaagtggtggatgatctcatacccaagaaggcctagtgtctcgccatgtttaacctggaagttgatctttgaaatagatatttgattaacttctgtaatatggtttaacttaggaagatcacatcggttaaacttagagtaaaaatattaagtatcgtttacaatccaagtttaacttctgaaggacaatttggattaataatgttaagcattgtttgcaatccaaatttaacttcagtagagcacatgggtaggtaggatagttctatgcttgtacaaatatttgtataggggaactaggacggaaTTTCGAGTAGTAACCAATAAGGAGGATGTGACAGTcagtaagagaaagaaaaagtgGGACTATCTAACGTCACAACCGCATGATTCTCGGTCGGGTACTCACATATCAGGATCTCATATTTGAAACATGATGTGCAACTGGGGTAATGCCTGACCTGATTCAACTGGTCGGGATTTTCCCAGCTCGGTCTACATATCTAGACCTGGTACTCTCAGTAGGCCGACTCCTGGTCGGCTCTTTGGGCAATCCAAAAGGGAAGATGAGGCTCTCACCACAGTTCGTCCCtctcatcaagactcaagccaGATGTTATACCTGACAGATTATCCTGAACTGCCCCTAGTCAAACCCAGATGAGACAGAAGGCGCTAGATGATAACAAGGCCAGGGAATTATAACTGCCTGTCAAATAATAACTGCGGTATGACagagaatattccaatggtctgcgGCCATCTATGAATGGAACTTTCTTCCGGTCCATAAGAAGGTGCCACGCGTACTTCATCATCCGACAGattctgacacccgacattctctgacatctgTCAGTCTCCAGAGGTacacactgtcatataaaaagagaggtcctctcccttgagtaggtatgctctctcgcacattcgtaCTTGTTTTCTATTGTTCTTTTTCCTTCATATACTGTTCTTCCGAGGGAAAAATACCTAATTTAAGCGTCGAAGGACCTGCgccgaggactttttccctggtgtCTAGTTTCTAACGTTCCGTGTTCTTATCTGAATATGCACAGAGTTTCAAGTACCAAAGTACCGCCAACTCAATAATCGTCATTTGCCAGCATTACATGAAGATCCGTTCTCTTAGGCATGTTTGATAAGGATGTGCTAATCTTCTCCATGTCGATAACAATAACAACTTATTCAATTTTCGTTTGACTCAAATTTTGAATAAGATCAGTAATATTAATGCGTTTAATTCTCTGAACACGTTAATAAGTaagattaaaaaaacaaaaaacaaaagtaACATGTTCCCATTAATGCGGATGCTCTTATAAATCCACAAGTGAGCAAACTGAAAGATGGCCTATCGCAGTGCCAGAAAAAGCAAATGGTATTCTCGTGATTCCCTCGCAAAATAAATCCCATCCTTTTCCTCTTTGTccttcccttcttcctctctctctctatagAGAAAGAGAGCGCTCCTCTCCTCTTCCCATCATAAACGAATAGATTCGGTTCTGGAGATCAACCTCCGATTTTCTCTCTGGCAATTGATATTTTTGTCGCAATCGTCTCAGATCTTTCTTCCTGAAGCTGCCCGCCGATTCCTTTTTCGGAATTCCTGCCCTCATCTGTACATACAAATCGCCTGAGCTTTTCTCGCATTCTTGGTTGATTTCGTCGTCCAATTGCACTAGTGGACGCTATTCTTTCTCTTCGGAATGACGCAATAGATTCCTGCGAAGGCTAGAGGTAATACAGTTTCGATCTGTGATCTCTTTCAAGCCTTCtaggggattttttttttttaaaaaaaaaaaatagtggatCTGTTGATTTAGAGCGCAAAATGAGCGATTTTGCTTCGTTTTGGTAGATGAGTTGCTTCATGTCGTAGGGAAGAgggtaagagagagagagagggaggaggGGAATGTTGGGATGGAGGATCCATCTATGTACAGTCACAGTCCGGCCCATCTCGCCGTATTACGAAGAGACCATGCAGGCCTCAAGCGGATCGTCGCCGCACTCCCTCGCCTCCCCAAGGCTGGGGAGGTCACCACTGAGGAGGAATCCCTTGCTGGCGAGCTCACAGCCGATTCTGTCTCCGCGACCATTGACCGTCGTGATGTTCCCCATAGGGAGACCCCTCTTCACCTTGCTGTCCGGCTTCGTGACCCTATCTCTGCTAAGATTCTCATGTCAGCTGGCGCTGATTGGTCGCTTCAGAACGAGAATGGCTGGTCTGCGCTCCAGGAGGCTGTTTGCATCCGTGAGGATTCAATTGCCTTGATCATTGCTCGCCACTaccaaccccttgcttgggctaaGTGGTGCCGTCGTCTCCCTCGCATTGTTTCATCCATTGCACGGATCCAGGATTTCTATATGGAGATCACATTCAACTTTGAGAGCTCAGTTATCCCATTTATTGGAAGGATTGCACCATCTGATACTTATCGAATATGGAAACGAGGTTCAAATCTCAGAGCTGATATGACATTGGCAGGGTTTGATGGATTCCGAATCCAGCGAGCTGACCAGACATTCCTCTTCCTTGGTCAGGGTGCTCCAGAGGCGGATTTACAAGGGGGCTTGGGGGGGGGGGCCACGGCCCCCCCAAATCTCCATGTAAATCCTCCTTATATATACATGGTTGTATTatatatactatatatatatatagtatttaatgatatacttattaaatatgctatataatttaagagaaaaatatttcttttggaagttttttaatttacctaataggaattatgttgaaaaaaattaaatttaacaaaaggaaactacaaatcattaattatatacaaatattattagtaataatattattagtttATTACTATATAgaaatcttttctaatttatgataTAGGTATTTTCTCTCCTATGGCTAGACATCTCGATCTTTTCCAATTCACTCTAAAATCATTGTTGTTGCTTTCATTATCAATTGTAACATCGTTGATCGTCAGAATTCAAAATTGATTACATATTTAGAAAGTCCGTAATCTAAAttttctattggtagtttgatatcaAAATCTTGAAGTAATATCGCAACTTGAGAAGAGTCGTTGGCCCTTGTTTCGTGTCAGAACTACATTTGAGCTTGTTCGCTATTGTTATCTTGTCAACCACGGTAACCTAGGACGGTGATTTCTAGGTAAATTTTGATTTCGATTTCAGTCGTAAATTGAGAATTCGGAGGTTGTTCAAGGGTGTACAAATTTCTGACAATAATTATTTTTGTCACTTATCATGCGGCCCCCCCCAAATTTAAAATTCTGGATCCGCCCCTGGTGCTCCTGCTGAGAGTGGGCATCCACAGCTGCCTGTTGGGTCTCTAATTGTGCTTGCTCATAAAGAGAAAGAGATCACAAATGCACTTGAAGGAGCTGGAGCCAAGCCCACAGAAGCAGAGGTGGCTCGTGAGGTTGCTTTGATGTCTCAGACAAATATGTACAGGCCAGGAATTGACGTTACACAAGCTGAGCTCATCCCTCATCTGAATTGGCGGCGACATGATAAATCTGAAATGGTTGGGAATTGGAAAAGTAAGGTCTATGATATGCTGAATGTGATGGTGAGTGTCAAGTCAAGACGGGTCCCTGGTGCTATGACTGATGAGGAGTTATTCAACATGGACAATGATGAAAGGAGGGCCAATGGTGGAGATGTTGACGGGGAGCTCGATGAAATATTGACACCAGAGGAGAGGGTGCAGTTGGATTCAGCACTTCAGATCAGTAATTCTCAGGGTTTTGATGAATTGGAAGGAAATAATGGGACACATGAAAGTATAGTAAACTCTGAATCAAGTGGTGTtcccaaggaaaagaaaaactggTCAGTATGGAGTAACAAAAGAACTTTGAAGAATAATGGAGTTGAAGATACAGATGACACAAAAAATTTCCATTCAAAATTTCCTGATAATGGACATCATAAAGACAAATTAACAAAAGAAAAAACGGATGCTAAGAAGGGGAATGAAAAAAGCACAAAGAAGAAGAGTGGTCACAGTGAATCTAGCAAACATGAAAGTGAATTCAAGAAAGGTTTGAGACCAATTTTGTGGTTGACTCCTGATTTCCCTTTGAAGACGGATGAGCTTCTTCCTTTACTTGATGTCTTAGCTAACAAGGTCAAGGCTGTGAGGAGGCTCAGGGAGCTTTTAACCACAAAGCTGCCTCAAGGCACATTTCCAGTTAAGGTAATTTTTGGGTGCATGTTTTAAGTAGATTCATCTCCtgaatttttttctatttctatAACAATAAAGTGAAAGGCGCATTTTTATATTTTGATGTCTCTGTTGATTATTTTTTAGTTTAACTTGATTTTGCATCCAAATGGAAATTcttattttgtaatttttcttcGATGTCACTGTTTTACTCATCTATTCATATTTGTCACAGCTTCGTTATGAATTTACCTTTGTTTCTCTTCCATGTTCCCCTTTTATAAAAAACTAGCTTGTCTGgttcataattattttatttggttcATTGCTTACTGGTAAATTAGCTTTAATTCCTTATTGAGCAGTTTTAATGGAGGTAAAAAGATGTCTGAATAAAATATTGCTAAAGCGTGTGCATTGTTGTAATTAAACTATCGAGGGTTTTTGTGACCTGCAGAATTGACCTTAGTAGATTTATATCAAATTTTACCTTTAGTGTTGTATAGCTTACCAAAAACTTAACTTTCTTGCTTAGTCCCCCTTTTATTTTGCTAATgcatattttgttatgttttattggtGAGAGTGAAATATGCAATTCATTGGTATTAAAGCGGTCCAAAACATAATTCTTAATGAAGAATTGGTTTCTTGATTCTTCTATCTATTTATCCTAGTAATCAGCCCTTTGAAAATGCGAAGATCTGCAGGTCATGTTTGAGTAAATATATCCATGATGATGAAAATAATCACTACCAATAACATGGTTAGGGCAGGAATAGTTGCAAGTAGTAGTTGCAGTTGTAGTTGACTGTTAGACTGCTGGCTTCAAGACCTTCTCATTAATTTTGAGTGTTATTCTCACATAAAGGATAAACCACTAGCTAGTTTGGAGGGGTGAGAGATACATGGTAATTCATTGTTATTGGCCAATGAGGGAGGGAAGACAAACTAAGAGAAGACAAGAGGGAAACATAATGATACAGGAAGAATATCAATCTAATTTCTATTCTCCGTCCTACATGTAAGTGGA
Coding sequences within it:
- the LOC122016231 gene encoding ankyrin repeat domain-containing protein 13C-A-like isoform X1; its protein translation is MEDPSMYSHSPAHLAVLRRDHAGLKRIVAALPRLPKAGEVTTEEESLAGELTADSVSATIDRRDVPHRETPLHLAVRLRDPISAKILMSAGADWSLQNENGWSALQEAVCIREDSIALIIARHYQPLAWAKWCRRLPRIVSSIARIQDFYMEITFNFESSVIPFIGRIAPSDTYRIWKRGSNLRADMTLAGFDGFRIQRADQTFLFLGQGAPAESGHPQLPVGSLIVLAHKEKEITNALEGAGAKPTEAEVAREVALMSQTNMYRPGIDVTQAELIPHLNWRRHDKSEMVGNWKSKVYDMLNVMVSVKSRRVPGAMTDEELFNMDNDERRANGGDVDGELDEILTPEERVQLDSALQISNSQGFDELEGNNGTHESIVNSESSGVPKEKKNWSVWSNKRTLKNNGVEDTDDTKNFHSKFPDNGHHKDKLTKEKTDAKKGNEKSTKKKSGHSESSKHESEFKKGLRPILWLTPDFPLKTDELLPLLDVLANKVKAVRRLRELLTTKLPQGTFPVKLAIPIVPTIRVLITFTKFEELQQSDEFSTPPSSPTHFQENKVKETEESGSWYSWMRGNRSGQTSDNSELRSSKDEADPFSIPSEYTWIDAKEKKRRRKSKKGGKSKQGAGRNQSSKTTDDYQLMDGFV
- the LOC122016231 gene encoding ankyrin repeat domain-containing protein 13C-A-like isoform X2; this translates as MEDPSMYSHSPAHLAVLRRDHAGLKRIVAALPRLPKAGEVTTEEESLAGELTADSVSATIDRRDVPHRETPLHLAVRLRDPISAKILMSAGADWSLQNENGWSALQEAVCIREDSIALIIARHYQPLAWAKWCRRLPRIVSSIARIQDFYMEITFNFESSVIPFIGRIAPSDTYRIWKRGSNLRADMTLAGFDGFRIQRADQTFLFLGQGAPAESGHPQLPVGSLIVLAHKEKEITNALEGAGAKPTEAEVAREVALMSQTNMYRPGIDVTQAELIPHLNWRRHDKSEMVGNWKSKVYDMLNVMVSVKSRRVPGAMTDEELFNMDNDERRANGGDVDGELDEILTPEERVQLDSALQISNSQGFDELEGNNGTHESIVNSESSGVPKEKKNWSVWSNKRTLKNNGVEDTDDTKNFHSKFPDNGHHKDKLTKEKTDAKKGNEKSTKKKSGHSESSKHESEFKKGLRPILWLTPDFPLKTDELLPLLDVLANKVKAVRRLRELLTTKLPQGTFPVKLAIPIVPTIRVLITFTKFEELQQSDEFSTPPSSPTHFQENKVKETEESGSWYSWMREYTWIDAKEKKRRRKSKKGGKSKQGAGRNQSSKTTDDYQLMDGFV